A section of the Felis catus isolate Fca126 chromosome B2, F.catus_Fca126_mat1.0, whole genome shotgun sequence genome encodes:
- the TFEB gene encoding transcription factor EB isoform X1, which translates to MASRIGLRMQLMREQVQQEEQRERMQQQAVMHYMQQQQQQQQQQQQLGGPPTPAINTPVHFQSPPPVPGEVLKVQSYLENPTSYHLQQSRDQKVREYLSETYGNKFAAHISPAQGSPKPLPAASPGVRAGHVMSSSAGNSAPNSPMAMLHIGSNPEREFDVIDNIMCLDDVLGFINPETQMPNTLPLSSSHLNVYSGDPQVTASLVGVTSSSCPADLTQKRELTDAESRALAKERQKKDNHNLIERRRRFNINDRIKELGMLIPKANDLDVRWNKGTILKASVDYIRRMQKDLQKSRELETHSRRLEMTNKQLLLRIQELEMQARVHGLPTTSPSGVNMAELAQQVVKQELPSDEGPGEALLLEAEVPDPEPLPALPPQAPLPLPAQPPQPPSPFHHLDFSHGLSFGGGGDEGPPGYPEPLGPEHSSPFPNLSKKDLDLMLLDDSLLPLASDPLFSTMSPEASKASSRRSSFSMEEGDVL; encoded by the exons ATGGCGTCGCGCATCGGGCTGCGGATGCAGCTCATGCGGGAGCAGGTACAGCAGGAGGAACAGCGGGAGCGCATGCAGCAGCAGGCCGTCATGCATTAcatgcagcagcagcagcagcagcagcagcagcagcagcagctgggtgGGCCGCCCACCCCGGCCATCAACACCCCCGTCCACTTCCAGTCTCCGCCACCTGTGCCTGGAGAGGTCCTGAAG gTGCAGTCCTACCTGGAGAACCCTACCTCCTACCACCTGCAGCAGTCCCGGGACCAGAAGGTGCGGGAGTACCTGTCCGAGACCTACGGGAACAAGTTCGCCGCCCACATCAGCCCCGCCCAGGGCTCCCCGAAGCCCCTGCCGGCTGCCTCCCCGGGGGTGCGGGCCGGACACGTGATGTCCTCCTCAGCTGGCAACAGTGCTCCCAACAGCCCCATGGCCATGTTGCACATTGGCTCCAACCCCGAGAGGGAG tttgaTGTCATCGACAACATTATGTGTCTGGATGACGTCCTGGGCTTCATCAATCCTGAAACTCAGATGCCCAACACG TTGCCCCTGTCTAGCAGCCACCTGAACGTGTACAGTGGTGACCCCCAGGTCACAGCCTCCCTGGTGGGCGTCACCAGCAGCTCCTGCCCCGCTGACCTGACCCAGAAGCGAGAGCTTACAG ATGCTGAGAGCCGGGCCCTGGCCAAGGAGCGGCAGAAGAAAGACAATCACAACTTAA TTGAAAGGAGGCGGAGGTTCAACATCAATGACCGCATCAAGGAGCTGGGAATGCTGATCCCCAAGGCCAACGACCT GGACGTGCGCTGGAACAAGGGCACCATCCTCAAGGCCTCGGTCGATTACATCCGGAGGATGCAGAAGGACCTACAGAAGTCCCGGGAGCTGGAGACCCACTCTCGGCGCCTGGAAATGACCAACAAGCAGCTCTTGCTCCGCATCCAG GAGCTCGAGATGCAGGCTCGGGTGCACggcctccccaccacctccccatcGGGCGTGAATATGGCCGAGCTGGCCCAGCAGGTGGTGAAGCAGGAGCTGCCCAGTGATGAGGGCCCGGGGGAGGCCCTGCTGTTGGAGGCCGAGGTCCCGGATCCTGAGCCACTGCCGGCTCTGCCCCCCCAGGCCCCGCTGCCCCTGCCGGCCCAGCCACCTCAGCCACCCTCCCCATTCCACCACCTGGACTTCAGCCACGGCCTGagctttgggggcgggggtgacGAAGGGCCCCCAGGCTACCCCGAACCTTTGGGGCCAGAGCACAGCTCCCCGTTCCCCAACCTGTCCAAGAAGGATCTGGACCTCATGCTCCTGGACGACTCACTGCTACCGCTGGCCTCCGACCCTCTCTTCTCCACCATGTCCCCCGAGGCCTCCAAGGCCAGTAGCCGCCGGAGCAGCTTCAGCATGGAGGAGGGCGACGTGCTGTGA
- the TFEB gene encoding transcription factor EB isoform X2, which produces MASRIGLRMQLMREQVQQEEQRERMQQQAVMHYMQQQQQQQQQQQQLGGPPTPAINTPVHFQSPPPVPGEVLKVQSYLENPTSYHLQQSRDQKVREYLSETYGNKFAAHISPAQGSPKPLPAASPGVRAGHVMSSSAGNSAPNSPMAMLHIGSNPERELPLSSSHLNVYSGDPQVTASLVGVTSSSCPADLTQKRELTDAESRALAKERQKKDNHNLIERRRRFNINDRIKELGMLIPKANDLDVRWNKGTILKASVDYIRRMQKDLQKSRELETHSRRLEMTNKQLLLRIQELEMQARVHGLPTTSPSGVNMAELAQQVVKQELPSDEGPGEALLLEAEVPDPEPLPALPPQAPLPLPAQPPQPPSPFHHLDFSHGLSFGGGGDEGPPGYPEPLGPEHSSPFPNLSKKDLDLMLLDDSLLPLASDPLFSTMSPEASKASSRRSSFSMEEGDVL; this is translated from the exons ATGGCGTCGCGCATCGGGCTGCGGATGCAGCTCATGCGGGAGCAGGTACAGCAGGAGGAACAGCGGGAGCGCATGCAGCAGCAGGCCGTCATGCATTAcatgcagcagcagcagcagcagcagcagcagcagcagcagctgggtgGGCCGCCCACCCCGGCCATCAACACCCCCGTCCACTTCCAGTCTCCGCCACCTGTGCCTGGAGAGGTCCTGAAG gTGCAGTCCTACCTGGAGAACCCTACCTCCTACCACCTGCAGCAGTCCCGGGACCAGAAGGTGCGGGAGTACCTGTCCGAGACCTACGGGAACAAGTTCGCCGCCCACATCAGCCCCGCCCAGGGCTCCCCGAAGCCCCTGCCGGCTGCCTCCCCGGGGGTGCGGGCCGGACACGTGATGTCCTCCTCAGCTGGCAACAGTGCTCCCAACAGCCCCATGGCCATGTTGCACATTGGCTCCAACCCCGAGAGGGAG TTGCCCCTGTCTAGCAGCCACCTGAACGTGTACAGTGGTGACCCCCAGGTCACAGCCTCCCTGGTGGGCGTCACCAGCAGCTCCTGCCCCGCTGACCTGACCCAGAAGCGAGAGCTTACAG ATGCTGAGAGCCGGGCCCTGGCCAAGGAGCGGCAGAAGAAAGACAATCACAACTTAA TTGAAAGGAGGCGGAGGTTCAACATCAATGACCGCATCAAGGAGCTGGGAATGCTGATCCCCAAGGCCAACGACCT GGACGTGCGCTGGAACAAGGGCACCATCCTCAAGGCCTCGGTCGATTACATCCGGAGGATGCAGAAGGACCTACAGAAGTCCCGGGAGCTGGAGACCCACTCTCGGCGCCTGGAAATGACCAACAAGCAGCTCTTGCTCCGCATCCAG GAGCTCGAGATGCAGGCTCGGGTGCACggcctccccaccacctccccatcGGGCGTGAATATGGCCGAGCTGGCCCAGCAGGTGGTGAAGCAGGAGCTGCCCAGTGATGAGGGCCCGGGGGAGGCCCTGCTGTTGGAGGCCGAGGTCCCGGATCCTGAGCCACTGCCGGCTCTGCCCCCCCAGGCCCCGCTGCCCCTGCCGGCCCAGCCACCTCAGCCACCCTCCCCATTCCACCACCTGGACTTCAGCCACGGCCTGagctttgggggcgggggtgacGAAGGGCCCCCAGGCTACCCCGAACCTTTGGGGCCAGAGCACAGCTCCCCGTTCCCCAACCTGTCCAAGAAGGATCTGGACCTCATGCTCCTGGACGACTCACTGCTACCGCTGGCCTCCGACCCTCTCTTCTCCACCATGTCCCCCGAGGCCTCCAAGGCCAGTAGCCGCCGGAGCAGCTTCAGCATGGAGGAGGGCGACGTGCTGTGA
- the TFEB gene encoding transcription factor EB isoform X3: MASRIGLRMQLMREQVQQEEQRERMQQQAVMHYMQQQQQQQQQQQQLGGPPTPAINTPVHFQSPPPVPGEVLKVQSYLENPTSYHLQQSRDQKVREYLSETYGNKFAAHISPAQGSPKPLPAASPGVRAGHVMSSSAGNSAPNSPMAMLHIGSNPEREFDVIDNIMCLDDVLGFINPETQMPNTLPLSSSHLNVYSGDPQVTASLVGVTSSSCPADLTQKRELTDAESRALAKERQKKDNHNLIERRRRFNINDRIKELGMLIPKANDLDVRWNKGTILKASVDYIRRMQKDLQKSRELETHSRRLEMTNKQLLLRIQEVIPLTLQSSTQSHTPSEKSKFHERTFLLNRCSAFWSSRCRLGCTASPPPPHRA, from the exons ATGGCGTCGCGCATCGGGCTGCGGATGCAGCTCATGCGGGAGCAGGTACAGCAGGAGGAACAGCGGGAGCGCATGCAGCAGCAGGCCGTCATGCATTAcatgcagcagcagcagcagcagcagcagcagcagcagcagctgggtgGGCCGCCCACCCCGGCCATCAACACCCCCGTCCACTTCCAGTCTCCGCCACCTGTGCCTGGAGAGGTCCTGAAG gTGCAGTCCTACCTGGAGAACCCTACCTCCTACCACCTGCAGCAGTCCCGGGACCAGAAGGTGCGGGAGTACCTGTCCGAGACCTACGGGAACAAGTTCGCCGCCCACATCAGCCCCGCCCAGGGCTCCCCGAAGCCCCTGCCGGCTGCCTCCCCGGGGGTGCGGGCCGGACACGTGATGTCCTCCTCAGCTGGCAACAGTGCTCCCAACAGCCCCATGGCCATGTTGCACATTGGCTCCAACCCCGAGAGGGAG tttgaTGTCATCGACAACATTATGTGTCTGGATGACGTCCTGGGCTTCATCAATCCTGAAACTCAGATGCCCAACACG TTGCCCCTGTCTAGCAGCCACCTGAACGTGTACAGTGGTGACCCCCAGGTCACAGCCTCCCTGGTGGGCGTCACCAGCAGCTCCTGCCCCGCTGACCTGACCCAGAAGCGAGAGCTTACAG ATGCTGAGAGCCGGGCCCTGGCCAAGGAGCGGCAGAAGAAAGACAATCACAACTTAA TTGAAAGGAGGCGGAGGTTCAACATCAATGACCGCATCAAGGAGCTGGGAATGCTGATCCCCAAGGCCAACGACCT GGACGTGCGCTGGAACAAGGGCACCATCCTCAAGGCCTCGGTCGATTACATCCGGAGGATGCAGAAGGACCTACAGAAGTCCCGGGAGCTGGAGACCCACTCTCGGCGCCTGGAAATGACCAACAAGCAGCTCTTGCTCCGCATCCAG GAGGTAATACCGTTGACATTACAATCCAGCACACAGAGCCACACTCCAAGTGAAAAATCAAAGTTTCATGAAAGAACCTTCCTTCTTAATAGATGCAGTGCATTCTG GAGCTCGAGATGCAGGCTCGGGTGCACggcctccccaccacctccccatcGGGCGTGA